One segment of Anastrepha obliqua isolate idAnaObli1 chromosome 3, idAnaObli1_1.0, whole genome shotgun sequence DNA contains the following:
- the LOC129240604 gene encoding endothelial differentiation-related factor 1 homolog isoform X3 — translation MSDWDTVTVLRKKAPKGSSAKSESVVNTARRQGVPVETTQKYGAGTNKQHVTTKNTAKLDRETEELKHDKIPLDVGKLIMQGRQSKGLSQKDLATKICEKQQVVTDYEAGRGIPNNLILGKIERVIGIKLRGKDRGQPLQPPATS, via the exons ATGTCTGATTGGGACACAGTGACTGTTTTGCGCAAGAAGGCGCCCAAAGGCAGCTCGGCCAAGTCGGAATCAGTGGTTAATACTGCGAGACGTCAAGGAGTACCCGTAGAAACAACACAAAAAT atgGAGCGGGCACCAACAAGCAACATGTAACCACAAAGAATACTGCCAAATTGGATCGTGAGACTGAAGAGCTAAAGCACGACAAAATTCCGCTTGACGTTGGTAAACTCATCATGCAAGGTCGGCAGTCGAAAGGTCTCAGTCAAAAGGATCTGGCGACA aaaatctgCGAGAAACAACAGGTAGTGACGGACTACGAAGCGGGTCGTGGCATTCCAAACAACCTGATTTTGGGCAAAATTGAGCGTGTGATTGGCATCAAATTACGTGGAAAAGATCGCGGCCAACCGCTACAGCCTCCCG CAACATCATAA
- the LOC129240604 gene encoding endothelial differentiation-related factor 1 homolog isoform X2: protein MSDWDTVTVLRKKAPKGSSAKSESVVNTARRQGVPVETTQKYGAGTNKQHVTTKNTAKLDRETEELKHDKIPLDVGKLIMQGRQSKGLSQKDLATKICEKQQVVTDYEAGRGIPNNLILGKIERVIGIKLRGKDRGQPLQPPGKK, encoded by the exons ATGTCTGATTGGGACACAGTGACTGTTTTGCGCAAGAAGGCGCCCAAAGGCAGCTCGGCCAAGTCGGAATCAGTGGTTAATACTGCGAGACGTCAAGGAGTACCCGTAGAAACAACACAAAAAT atgGAGCGGGCACCAACAAGCAACATGTAACCACAAAGAATACTGCCAAATTGGATCGTGAGACTGAAGAGCTAAAGCACGACAAAATTCCGCTTGACGTTGGTAAACTCATCATGCAAGGTCGGCAGTCGAAAGGTCTCAGTCAAAAGGATCTGGCGACA aaaatctgCGAGAAACAACAGGTAGTGACGGACTACGAAGCGGGTCGTGGCATTCCAAACAACCTGATTTTGGGCAAAATTGAGCGTGTGATTGGCATCAAATTACGTGGAAAAGATCGCGGCCAACCGCTACAGCCTCCCGGTAAGAAATGA
- the LOC129240604 gene encoding endothelial differentiation-related factor 1 homolog isoform X1, with amino-acid sequence MSDWDTVTVLRKKAPKGSSAKSESVVNTARRQGVPVETTQKYGAGTNKQHVTTKNTAKLDRETEELKHDKIPLDVGKLIMQGRQSKGLSQKDLATKICEKQQVVTDYEAGRGIPNNLILGKIERVIGIKLRGKDRGQPLQPPAATS; translated from the exons ATGTCTGATTGGGACACAGTGACTGTTTTGCGCAAGAAGGCGCCCAAAGGCAGCTCGGCCAAGTCGGAATCAGTGGTTAATACTGCGAGACGTCAAGGAGTACCCGTAGAAACAACACAAAAAT atgGAGCGGGCACCAACAAGCAACATGTAACCACAAAGAATACTGCCAAATTGGATCGTGAGACTGAAGAGCTAAAGCACGACAAAATTCCGCTTGACGTTGGTAAACTCATCATGCAAGGTCGGCAGTCGAAAGGTCTCAGTCAAAAGGATCTGGCGACA aaaatctgCGAGAAACAACAGGTAGTGACGGACTACGAAGCGGGTCGTGGCATTCCAAACAACCTGATTTTGGGCAAAATTGAGCGTGTGATTGGCATCAAATTACGTGGAAAAGATCGCGGCCAACCGCTACAGCCTCCCG CAGCAACATCATAA